A DNA window from Loxodonta africana isolate mLoxAfr1 chromosome 7, mLoxAfr1.hap2, whole genome shotgun sequence contains the following coding sequences:
- the LOC100674855 gene encoding olfactory receptor 51A7, giving the protein MFLLTMTVLNNSEVQLFLLIGIPELEYTHIWISTPICLMFLVAIIGNCTILVIIKAEPSLHEPMYYFLAMLAVSDLGLSLSSFPTMLRVFLFNAMRISPSACFAQEFFIHGFTVMESSVLLIMSLDRFLAIHNPLRYNSILTSNRVAKMGLILAFRSILLVLPFPFTLRGLKYCQKNLLSHSYCLHQDTMKLACSDNKIDVVYGFFVALCTMLDLALIFLSYVLILRTVLSIGSLEERLKALNTCVSHICAVLIFYVPIITLSAMHRFAKHKSPLIMILIADVFLLVPPLMNPIVYCVKTQQIREKVLAKWLNICGS; this is encoded by the coding sequence ATGTTCCTACTCACTATGACTGTTCTCAATAATTCCGAGGTCCAGCTTTTTCTTCTGATTGGAATCCCAGAGCTGGAATACACCCACATCTGGATCTCCACCCCAATCTGCCTCATGTTCTTGGTTGCCATCATAGGCAACTGCACAATTCTTGTTATCATAAAGGCAGAGCCCTCACTCCATGAGCCTATGTATTATTTCCTTGCCATGTTGGCTGTCTCTGACCTGGGCCTGTCCCTCTCCTCCTTTCCTACCATGCTGAGGGTTTTCTTGTTCAATGCCATGAGAATTTCACCCAGTGCTTGCTTTGCTCAAGAGTTCTTCATTCATGGATTCACTGTCATGGAATCCTCAGTTCTTCTAATTATGTCCTTGGATCGCTTTCTTGCCATTCATAATCCCCTGAGATATAATTCTATCCTCACTAGCAACAGGGTTGCTAAAATGGGACTGATCTTGGCTTTCAGGAGCATTCTTTTAGTGCTCCCATTCCCCTTCACTTTAAGGGGACTAAAATACTGTCAGAAGAATCTCCTTTCTCACTCATACTGTCTTCATCAGGATACCATGAAGCTGGCCTGCTCTGACAACAAGATCGATGTCGTCTATGGCTTCTTTGTTGCTCTCTGTACTATGCTGGACTTGGCACTGATTTTTCTGTCATATGTACTGATCTTGAGGACTGTACTCAGCATTGGATCTTTGGAAGAGCGGCTCAAAGCTCTCAACACCTGTGTCTCCCACATCTGTGCTGTGCTCATCTTCTATGTGCCCATCATCACCCTGTCTGCCATGCATCGCTTTGCCAAACACAAAAGCCCCCTTATTATGATCCTTATTGCAGATGTGTTCTTGTTAGTGCCACCCCTGATGAACCCCATTGTGTACTGTGTGAAGACCCAGCAGATCCGGGAGAAGGTCTTAGCGAAGTGGCTTAACATATGTGGGAGTTAA